A region from the Gavia stellata isolate bGavSte3 chromosome 2, bGavSte3.hap2, whole genome shotgun sequence genome encodes:
- the FAM110C gene encoding protein FAM110C, producing MPTELSRAVRMHAISDLHSSLTLRLLNKGPEYLRRQMEAGSPGRRSAVERLAADKAKYVKSQQVISTKQEPVIVLSSASESSSETCSVESKKISRDFGRGKGAKPLELAKAVYPCRAPLQHGPPIARRSTPKRQMRPDSLVIYRQKCEFGRGQSQDSSRGSLVRRIFQGSVKEKQLASPEMPRVMEDTAATESKEPLSAKDGDREPSSHGGEQTIAVSTKAPGACTKEHETPSKLSIPPEEVQEVKRRGLHRSQSDISSRYSKSFSEFDTFFKYCGLEQEVIEDLGRENFSVLSDNVSFKIRSISVATSESDFTRHSGDEGLLEDELTEQVPSSTSVIERNARIIKWLYTCKKAKETNKVIQELA from the coding sequence ATGCCAACGGAACTCTCCCGGGCCGTGAGAATGCACGCCATCTCCGACCTCCACTCCTCCCTCACCCTGCGACTCCTCAACAAGGGGCCCGAGTACCTCCGCAGGCAGATGGAGGCAGGCAGCCCGGGCAGGAGAAGTGCCGTGGAGAGGCTGGCAGCCGATAAGGCCAAGTACGTAAAAAGCCAGCAGGTAATCAGCACCAAGCAGGAACCCGTCATCGTGCTTAGCTCAGCCTCAGAGAGCAGCAGCGAGACCTGTTCGGTGGAGagcaaaaaaatcagcagggaCTTTGGCAGAGGGAAGGGCGCGAAGCCCCTGGAGCTGGCCAAGGCGGTGTACCCCTGCCGTGCCCCCCTGCAGCACGGCCCCCCCATAGCCAGGCGCAGCACCCCCAAGAGGCAGATGCGCCCGGATTCCCTGGTGATTTACCGCCAGAAATGCGAGTTTGGGAGAGGTCAAAGCCAGGACAGCTCACGGGGGAGCTTGGTGAGGAGGATCTTCCAAGGGTCCGTAAAGGAGAAGCAGTTGGCTTCCCCTGAGATGCCCAGAGTCATGGAGGACACCGCAGCCACCGAGAGCAAAGAGCCTCTCTCAGCAAAAGACGGCGACCGCGAGCCGAGCAGCCACGGAGGGGAGCAAACCATCGCTGTGAGCACCAAAGCCCCAGGGGCTTGTACAAAAGAGCATGAGACACCCTCAAAACTGAGTATACCTCCTGAGGAGGTCCAGGAGGTGAAGAGGAGAGGTCTCCATCGCTCCCAGTCGGACATCAGCTCTCGCTActccaagtccttctctgaGTTTGATACATTTTTCAAGTACTGTGGCCTGGAGCAGGAGGTCATCGAGGATCTCGGGAGAGAGAACTTCTCTGTGCTGTCCGACAACGTCTCTTTCAAGATCCGCAGCATCAGCGTGGCAACATCCGAGAGCGACTTCACAAGGCACAGCGGGGACGAGGGGCTGCTGGAGGATGAACTCACAGAGCAGGTCCCGAGCAGCACCTCTGTGATCGAGCGCAACGCTCGGATAATCAAATGGCTGTACACGTGTAAGAAAGCCAAGGAGACTAACAAGGTGATCCAGGAACTGGCATGA